Below is a window of Bacteroidota bacterium DNA.
ATATGGAGCATTTTTTTGCGTTCAGCTCGGTTGAGATGCGATGCTGTCACATCAAAAAAATTTCGCTGCATCAAATCATACAACAGTTTGCTTTCGTTTTTGCCCAGTGTGTGAAGGCGTTCGTTGGGGGTGGTAAAGAAGCCTTCATTCATTTCAAAAGATGAATTTGCTTCTGAATAGTTTTCATGGGGAGCAAATCCAAGATGCCGGCTTAGCCGAAGAAGAAAAACCAGATGAAACTCAGGATGCAATTTCTCAGAGGTGTCGAGCAGTTGAAGGGCTTCATAGATAAAGTCAAACAACTCGATATTTTCCTCCTGCTCTCGAATAGATTTTGAAATCACTTCAAGCATAAACAAGGCAATGGTTGACTTGAGCGTATCAAAAGGAATAGACTGGTAGGTATAGTCGCGGCGACACTCTTTGATAAACTGCAACTGCTGATTTTGGCGATGCGATGTTTCCATATCCAAAAGTGTAAGCGGCTGATACAGCGATGCTTTGTTTTTCGACTTGGAAGTGCGCACCCCTTTTATCATGTAGGACTGTAACCCATACTGGGAAGTATAAATCTTGGCTATGATGCTGGTCTCTGAATATTTGACC
It encodes the following:
- the recO gene encoding DNA repair protein RecO, with amino-acid sequence MYHQTKGIVLHTVKYSETSIIAKIYTSQYGLQSYMIKGVRTSKSKNKASLYQPLTLLDMETSHRQNQQLQFIKECRRDYTYQSIPFDTLKSTIALFMLEVISKSIREQEENIELFDFIYEALQLLDTSEKLHPEFHLVFLLRLSRHLGFAPHENYSEANSSFEMNEGFFTTPNERLHTLGKNESKLLYDLMQRNFFDVTASHLNRAERKKMLHILLDYYRLHIENFSLKSPEILEEVLG